aaaaattttcaaaaattaaaaagattagCAGGCTGAATATGGGACAATTTGAAACATGAGCGGAGACATGTATAATCAATATTCAATAATGATGTTATATGGATTATGGAATAGGATTTCCCAAAAATCAGAGTAAGACATCAAAAACATCCAGGACCTACAAAAAACCTAGCATCCTAACACTAGATAATTTATGTTTTGCGAAATTTATGTTTTGTGAAACTTATCAAAGTTAACAAGGGTTAGCCAAACAAAGGAAGGACTTCTAATTTGGGTTCTAGTAATTCATATATTTGTAAAGATGAACTTGAGTTTAATTTGTTTCAGAGTAGAAAAGATCTGCATATATGTTATATATGCTAAATAAATACTCAATAGAGCTAACATGAGTAAATAATTAGGATAAATGGAAGAACATAAATTAGCATTTTATCAATCTCCTGCAAATAGACCTCTATGATAGATGGAACTGCAGTAAATACATTTATGTATTCAAGTAAGTGAATTAACAGGAAGGATTTCATTAGGTTCTAGACTATCTGTTCGAGATTAGTTCTTATAAGGTATGAATATGAAGTGAGGTCTAATTCCTTTCAGATAGAAAGAACAATACAGAAGGAAAGCGACACAACGATATATCTTTCTTAAGGATTATTTTAATCAAGATTCGGACAAAATTCTAATCTAGGTGAGTGTAATGATAAACTTGGTCTTCACCTTTGCTTCATAAGAGACTTGTTTGTCAAATTTACATGACAATGCTCTACTTAACTGAATAATGTAACCATGGTTCACCAAAAATCACAGAAATTTGAGATCATCTGCTGCAAAAATATGGAATAGACCACTAAGGAAATGACATTGGTCAGATCTAAGGCATGCTTCTTAGATTCCGGAGAAAAGTGCGAAATGACTTTTTTGGAGTGCAAGTAACAGTTCCCGTCAATGACTTATCTTAAGAAATCTAATAAATTGAAGCTTCACAGCCTCATAGATTGCACATACAAAGCTAAACATGGAAGAGAAACACCAATTAACAACAAACAATGATCAGcttccaaaaccaaatcaaccAAATGAAGCTATACTtttctatgaaaaaaaaaacacccatCAACTCCTGAAGCGTACCAAATCAACCAAATGAAGCTAAACAtttctatgaaaaaaaaatacccatCAACTTCTAAAGCGTAAAGAACAAATCTTTAGCGGGACCCCTCAATTCCCAATTCAATCCAGTTCTAGGGATTTGAATATGAACttgttaattaaaatatatgtaGTAAAAACAAGCAAAGAGAGGAGCTTTTGTCAGTACCTGAAGACGGTGGACTTCCGAAACTAGCCTCGGTGGCTGTCGTACCGGAGCTGGGGAAGAATGCGCCCCAATTGGCATTATTTTGCCGGACTGAAATCTTCGGATCAGTAAAAACCCGAATAGTTTGGGCTCCAAAAAGCAAATTGATGGGCTTTTATATCCCTCTTGAACATGGCCCACTTCTTTTCCATACTTTTCTAGGCCACAAATAAATCAAAATGATATGGGCTTTTAGCCCTAGAGCCCATATTAAGATTGAGGATTGAGAGTCGACTATTGAGACAAAATTGAGAGTCGGCTACTGAGACAAAAGTGGTGATCTATGTAGGCTACAGGAGCTCCCCAGCAAGTGACAGGACACGTGTCAAGCGCCAAAGCTGCCACCACTCTTCCTAATCTCGTTATAACATGCAAACCCTAGAGGCGGTGATAGGATAACACAAACCAACCGAAGGAAAGGAGAAAAGCAGAGCAAGCAGACATGGCAGTGCTTTCTGTAGCAGATAATGTTTTGTTCAACCTCTCCAGATCTTTTCCTCGATCCCCTCAGCCATTCTCTCTCAGATATTCACCTCAGAAAGTCTCCCGCGTCTGCTTCACCTCCGCCTCCAAATCCGAGGTAACATTTACAAATACGGGTTAGGCTAGTTAGTTAGGGCAGTATGCTCGTATTGTCAAAAATTGTAGTTTTAACATATTTGTGTCGACTGATTTCAGGGACGAAATGTGGCAGGAGAGATCAAAGGATATGACAAAGCGAAAGAAACCATGGGAGAAGGCCTAGAAAAGACGAAGCGAAAAGCCGAGGAAATGAAAGAGACGACCAAGGATTACGCGCAGGAAGCAGAGGAGAAGACGAAGAGTGCAGCTGAGACTATGGAGGAGAAGGCGAAAGAGGGAACGAACAGAGCAGCGGAGACGGTGGAGAGCACCCAGGAGAAAGCTAAAGAGTACGGTTACGAGACTAAGGAGAAGACCAAGGAGATGGCGGACACTGTGACAGAAAAAGCGGAGGAGGGGACTCGGAGGGCAGCCGAGACAGCGGAGAGCGTCAAAGAGAAGGCCAAAAAGAATATGTCGGAGATGGGGGAGAAAACAGAGGATGCGGTGGGAACTGTGGCGGAGAAGGTTGAGGAGGGGCGTAGTAAGGCGGCGGAGACGGCAAAGGACACAGTGGAAGGGGCGTGGGGGGCGGTGAAGGAGACAGGGCAGAAGATTAAGGACACGGTGGTAGCTCCTGATGAGGAAGTGGGAGGTGGTGGCCATTGATGATGACTCTACTAGTGAGAGATGTGGATGGCGATGGCGTGGCGGAAGGGAAGGTGATGGATGCGAACTAAGGCGGCATGCCGGCAAGGGCCTTGTGAAGTAATATTGAGACTTACAatatttcgtttttaatttgcaactgtTGTGATCGATGAATTAGGTTATTTGCTTTTTGCAAATTGTGCATTCTAATAATAAAtctaaaggaaaactaatgattaaaatggtttgaaatttttttgaattttaacgataatcttaaaataaaagataaagtgagataaaataaaagatatcaTGAATAATacttgattttttagtgtaaaaatatgatttttcgttaaagtgaatgagatcgggagtttttcgttaaacttCCTTAAATCTAAACCATTGACATAACCCGTGTTTTGAGATGCATTGACATtcattttgtaaaaggaattatttcttctccaaaatcagaaaaaattagaattttgattGTCACACCCACAATATCTCATCTCCGTTCAGGTTGATGCATGCCTTTAGATTAATTACTTGGTCAAGTAAAATTGCAGTAATCACATCGATAATCAGAAccaattaatcaaaattaatgaTGGTATTTGAAGTGTGAACTGTGTTTGTAAAGGAAGTCCACACAAACTTCATATTGTGTTTTACAATTTAGCAATTATGCGAGTTTCAATCTTGCGAATGTCCTTACTACTTTGAAATATGGTTAGTGTGACGGTACATGATTAGTGTGAGTGTAGATCACCAAAAGGAGGTGACATATATCATGCTAATTACGCCTGATTCGATTATTAGCCGACCTTGCATTTTGAAACTCTTATACATTATGTGGCTTGAAATGAACTGCCATGATTTGTTCTTGAGACCACCCATGGCATGGCAGCTTGGTACCATGGCAGCTTATTCTCCCCGTTCGTTGTGCGGCTTGTGCCTCTTTTGCTTAACGTAGGTTAATAAGAATTTCGAGGGGACACGaaccaaaaatattaaaattatttatgaaatagtttaaaatattggtGAAAACTAAATAATACTCACAACTGTGCACTACTATCTACAAAATTTCAGCTACGAGTGGGTTTGTAGGTTAACCACACTCCTGACTCCTTCTCCCCTCCCTCAAAGTTATCAATTCGATGATGTCCAAAATCCTATGTACTCATCACAAGACTTGAATTGTCAGTTTCAACGCGAATGCCGAAATTTGTGATTCAAAAAGTTCTCCGACAGTTGTGATTCAAAAAGTTCTACCCTGGATGGAACCACATTGATACTTCCAGAGTTAAAAAGGTTATTGGAGATGGCGGAATCACTATTAAGAGTTAAAAGAGGTTCTCGTAGATGGCGGATGCATGTTCAAGAGTTATAACCTTTTAAATAGACGAGAGGAACAACATGATTTAGATGCAT
This genomic stretch from Pyrus communis chromosome 2, drPyrComm1.1, whole genome shotgun sequence harbors:
- the LOC137725220 gene encoding uncharacterized protein ECU03_1610-like; protein product: MAVLSVADNVLFNLSRSFPRSPQPFSLRYSPQKVSRVCFTSASKSEGRNVAGEIKGYDKAKETMGEGLEKTKRKAEEMKETTKDYAQEAEEKTKSAAETMEEKAKEGTNRAAETVESTQEKAKEYGYETKEKTKEMADTVTEKAEEGTRRAAETAESVKEKAKKNMSEMGEKTEDAVGTVAEKVEEGRSKAAETAKDTVEGAWGAVKETGQKIKDTVVAPDEEVGGGGH